In Mycolicibacterium aubagnense, the DNA window TCGTCCGCGGCGAAAGTGTCTGCGGCCCAAGCGACATAGCCGTCGGGCCGGATCAGCATGGCAGCAGGACCGTCGGCCATGGCCGCGACCACCGTGTCCACTCGACGGTCCCACGGTGCGGCGACCTCGGCCGCCCCACCGCCGGCGAGGTCGAGTATCACGCCCCGACCACCGTGCAGCAGAGCGGTGAGACGACGTCCGTCGTCCAACTCCGTCTCCGGCACCATGTATCCGGTCAACCGGTGCGGAACGCCACCCATGTCGTAGCGAACGTCCGCGCCCGCCAGTAGTCCGGCCATGTGGGCCGTCGTATCGGGCAGCTCGAATAGTTCACCCAGGAGCGTGCGCAAGGCGCGTACCTCGGGCCCCGGCGCGGTGAGTGCGATCTGGGCCAGTGAGTGCATCATGACGCGCTCGCCGACCGGATAGCGCTCGGCCTCGTAGGTATCGAGCAATTCCGCAGGCGCCCAGCCATTGACGACGGCACCCAACTTCCAGCCCAGATTCAACGTGTCCTGCAGGCCGAGGTTCAGCCCCGGACCGCCCATCGCCGAATGCACATGTGCGGCATCACCGATGAGCAGGACCCGGCCGGAACGGTACGCGTCGGCCTGCCGGGTGTTCTGACCGTCGATGCGGCGCATCGCAAACGGACCAGGTCCGGTCGGCAGTTCGAACGGCACGTCGACCCCGAGCACACGACGCAGGCTCTGCCGGAGTTCGTCATACGTCAGCTCCTCCGGCGCGTCAGCAGGCAGCGACCCGAACTCGAGAGTGCCCAACATCGGCGGATCTCCGTGGGCCTCAAAGAAAATCACCATGCCAGTGTCATAACGGTTGTGCCCAAACGGAATTCGCCCGAACCCGGGCACCTCGAGCTCGCCGTTGGGAGCGCGGAACCGGTCAGGGATGTGCACGTGCGCCAACCGAGCCACCGTCGGCGACGTGTGCCCTGGGAAGCCGATACCCGACTGCTTACGGACAGCG includes these proteins:
- a CDS encoding FAD-dependent monooxygenase, with amino-acid sequence MPADIVISGAGPNGLMMACELALAGIKPVVLDALPGPGDEPKANGLVGQVIRQLDMRGLYQAFTGDPNPPQPAYGWMFAGLPLNFVDVEDNPMRAVLMKQPRLVQLLYERAQALGVEVRWGHALTALSAGPDGVTVDVAGPDGVYALEADWLVGADGGRSAVRKQSGIGFPGHTSPTVARLAHVHIPDRFRAPNGELEVPGFGRIPFGHNRYDTGMVIFFEAHGDPPMLGTLEFGSLPADAPEELTYDELRQSLRRVLGVDVPFELPTGPGPFAMRRIDGQNTRQADAYRSGRVLLIGDAAHVHSAMGGPGLNLGLQDTLNLGWKLGAVVNGWAPAELLDTYEAERYPVGERVMMHSLAQIALTAPGPEVRALRTLLGELFELPDTTAHMAGLLAGADVRYDMGGVPHRLTGYMVPETELDDGRRLTALLHGGRGVILDLAGGGAAEVAAPWDRRVDTVVAAMADGPAAMLIRPDGYVAWAADTFAADDAEHLRAALQRWFGPAEVVSG